One region of Chaetodon auriga isolate fChaAug3 chromosome 5, fChaAug3.hap1, whole genome shotgun sequence genomic DNA includes:
- the ostf1 gene encoding osteoclast-stimulating factor 1 has protein sequence MSKPPPKPAKPGQVKVFRALFTFDPRTPDELYFEEGDFLYISDTSDSNWWKGTCRGRTGLIPSNYVAEQAESIDNPMHEAAKRGNLSWLRECVENKVGINGLDKAGNTALYWGCHGGHKDVVELLLSQPNVEVNQQNKLGDTALHAAAWKGYSDIVEMLLNKNPRTDIRNNENKLALEMATNAQCASLLKRKQGSNITRTHSNAEEYLDDEDSD, from the exons ATGTCGAAGCCTCCTCCCAAGCCGGCCAAGCCAG GCCAAGTCAAGGTGTTCAGAGCATTGTTCACCTTTGACCCCAGAACG CCGGACGAGCTGTACTTTGAAGAAGGAGACTTCTTGTACATCTCTGACACA AGTGACTCTAACTGGTGGAAGGGGACATGCAGAGGAAGGACAGGACTAATTCCAAGTAACTATG TGGCTGAGCAGGCAGAATCTATCGACAATCCGATGCATGAAGCAGCCAAACGAG GCAATCTGAGCTGGCTGAGGGAATGTGTCGAGAACAAGGTTGGAATCAATGGGCTGGATAAGGCTGGAAACACTGCCCTCTACTGGGGGTGCCACGGAGGACATAAAG atgTGGTGGAGCTGTTGCTAAGTCAGCCCAATGTGGAGGTCAACCAGCAG AATAAACTCGGAGACACCGCTCTGCACGCTGCCGCCTGGAAGGGTTATTCTGACATCGTGGAAATGTTGCTGAACAAGA accCCAGGACAGACATCAGGAACAATGAGAATAAGCTGGCTCTGGAGATGGCCACCAACGCCCAGTGCGCTTCACTTCTCAAAAGGAAGCAGGGAAGCA ACATCACCCGCACACACAGCAACGCTGAAGAGTATTTGGACGACGAGGACTCGGACTGA
- the nmrk1 gene encoding nicotinamide riboside kinase 1 isoform X2: protein MKTLVVGVGGMTNGGKSTLSQSLHQQIPNSCIIAQDSYFKDDSVVPVDSSGFKQYDMLDALHMDTMMSDVNSWRRDPESFLKQRGLNPECTAPSLDEKVFVLIVEGFLIFNYRPLNELFDKRFFVEIPYDVCKRRRSSRVYTPPDPPGYFDGHVWPMYLKNRQEMESMVSGIVFLDGLEPKEELLAAVCEDVCQEIERLRERD from the exons ATGAAGACACTAGTTGTAGGAGTTGGCGG GATGACCAATGGAGGAAAATCTACTCTTTCTCAGAGTCTACATCAGCAGATACCCAACAGCTGCATCATTGCACAGGACTCATATTTTAAG GATGATTCTGTGGTGCCAGTGGACAGCAGTGGGTTTAAGCAATATGACA TGCTCGATGCTCTGCACATGGACACGATGATGAGCGACGTCAACTCGTGGAGAAGGGATCCTGAGTCGTTCCTGAAGCAGCGAGGCCTGAACCCGGAGTGCACAGCACCATCGCTCGATGAGAAGGTGTTTGTGCTGATTGTGGAAGGCTTCCTCATTTTCAACTACAG GCCTCTGAATGAGCTATTTGACAAAAGATTCTTCGTGGAAATACCTTATGATGTCTGCAAGAGGAGACGAAG TTCGAGGGTGTACACGCCTCCTGATCCTCCAGGCTACTTTGACGGACACGTCTGGCCGATGTACCTGAAAAACCGGCAGGAGATGGAGAGCATGGTGTCTGGAATTG tATTTCTGGATGGACTGGAGCCAAAGGaagagctgctggctgctgtgtgtgaagatGTTTGTCAGGAAATAGAAAGGCTCAGGG agagagactga
- the nmrk1 gene encoding nicotinamide riboside kinase 1 isoform X1: MKTLVVGVGGMTNGGKSTLSQSLHQQIPNSCIIAQDSYFKDDSVVPVDSSGFKQYDMLDALHMDTMMSDVNSWRRDPESFLKQRGLNPECTAPSLDEKVFVLIVEGFLIFNYRPLNELFDKRFFVEIPYDVCKRRRSSRVYTPPDPPGYFDGHVWPMYLKNRQEMESMVSGIVFLDGLEPKEELLAAVCEDVCQEIERLRGKLQTGCERD; this comes from the exons ATGAAGACACTAGTTGTAGGAGTTGGCGG GATGACCAATGGAGGAAAATCTACTCTTTCTCAGAGTCTACATCAGCAGATACCCAACAGCTGCATCATTGCACAGGACTCATATTTTAAG GATGATTCTGTGGTGCCAGTGGACAGCAGTGGGTTTAAGCAATATGACA TGCTCGATGCTCTGCACATGGACACGATGATGAGCGACGTCAACTCGTGGAGAAGGGATCCTGAGTCGTTCCTGAAGCAGCGAGGCCTGAACCCGGAGTGCACAGCACCATCGCTCGATGAGAAGGTGTTTGTGCTGATTGTGGAAGGCTTCCTCATTTTCAACTACAG GCCTCTGAATGAGCTATTTGACAAAAGATTCTTCGTGGAAATACCTTATGATGTCTGCAAGAGGAGACGAAG TTCGAGGGTGTACACGCCTCCTGATCCTCCAGGCTACTTTGACGGACACGTCTGGCCGATGTACCTGAAAAACCGGCAGGAGATGGAGAGCATGGTGTCTGGAATTG tATTTCTGGATGGACTGGAGCCAAAGGaagagctgctggctgctgtgtgtgaagatGTTTGTCAGGAAATAGAAAGGCTCAGGGGTAAGCTGCAGACAGGCTGCG agagagactga
- the LOC143321066 gene encoding gamma-glutamyl hydrolase, whose protein sequence is MPKTGFSAYACLVFAGCFYCSKAMPTKLNQEAVNNRPVIGILTQIVTDEVMKPFGRTYIPASYVKYIESGGSRVMPIRLTLTTAEYENIFRQINGLLLIGGAVDLVRSDFARVAKIFYTLALKANNAGDFFPIWGTCMGMQLLTVLVAGESLLTNTTAVNVSLPLNLTTEASSSRMFEGFPKELMMALTHEPLTGNFHHYGLTVQTFQENQRLQSFFSILSTNIAENGANFVSTIEGKRYPFYGVQWHPEVNRFQWDTKMNFPHSPHAVQLSSLLAEFFVEEGRRSLHQFDNPEEEASSLMYNYTPVYAANFTPYEQVYFF, encoded by the exons ATGCCCAAAACAGGATTTTCAGCATATGCGTGTTTGGTTTTTGCTGGCTGCTTCTACTGTAGCAAAGCTATGCCAACTAAACTCAACCAGGAGGCTGTAAACAACAGACCTGTGATCG GTATTTTGACTCAGATAGTTACAGATGAAGTCATGAAACCATTTGGGAGGACCTACATACCTGCCTCCTACGTGAAATACATTGAGTCTGGGGGCAGCAGGGTGATGCCTATCAG attGACTCTTACTACAGCTGAATATGAAAACATCTTCAGGCAGATAAATGG CTTGCTTCTAATCGGGGGAGCCGTGGATTTGGTGAGGTCGGACTTTGCCAGGGTGGCGAAGATCTTTTACACACTCGCTCTGAAG gccAATAATGCCGGGGACTTCTTCCCCATCTGGGGCACATGCATGGGcatgcagctgctgactgtTCTGGTGGCCGGTGAAAGTCTGCTCACAAACACCACGGCTGTTAACGTCTCGTTGCCCCTCAACCTCACCACAG AGGCCAGCTCCAGTAGGATGTTTGAGGGATTCCCTAAAGAGCTTATGATGGCTTTGACCCACGAACCTCTGACAGGCAACTTTCACCACTATGGACTTACCGTGCAG ACTTTCCAGGAaaatcagaggctgcagagttTCTTCTCCATCCTGTCCACAAACATCGCTGAGAACGGAGCCAACTTTGTCTCAACCATCGAAG GTAAGAGATATCCCTTCTATGGAGTCCAGTGGCACCCAGAGGTGAATCGTTTTCAGTGGGACACAAAGATGAACTTCCCTCACTCCCCTCACGCTGTTCAGTTATCTTCTCTGCTGGCTGAGTTTTTTGTTGAAGAAG GAAGGAGAAGTTTACATCAGTTTGACAATCCTGAGGAAGAGGCTTCGTCACTGATGTATAACTACACGCCCGTCTATGCTGCAAACTTCACACCATATGAACAGGTCTACTTCTTCTGA